One Cryobacterium psychrophilum DNA segment encodes these proteins:
- the atpB gene encoding F0F1 ATP synthase subunit A: protein MLVPSASSDGDFIGPSINEFFPDVIFFADTPFEMNRIILIRFLAVAVLILLFWIGTRNMKIIPTRMQSLAEMGLDFVRVNIAEDLLGKKDGKRFLPLLTTIFFMVLFMNITGIIPFLNIAGTSVIGVPLLLGVISYGAFIYAGVKKSPGKFFRNSLFPPGVPPGLYIIVTPIEFISTFLIRPVTLTLRLMMNMIVGHLLLVLFFSATQFFFFTADGGFKLFGAGTLVFGFAFTLFEILIAVLQAYIFALLTAVYIQLALAEEH, encoded by the coding sequence CTGCTGGTCCCGTCTGCAAGTAGTGACGGTGACTTCATTGGTCCATCCATCAACGAGTTCTTTCCTGATGTGATCTTCTTCGCGGATACCCCGTTCGAGATGAACCGAATCATCCTCATCCGCTTTCTTGCGGTTGCGGTCTTGATTCTGTTGTTCTGGATCGGTACCCGAAACATGAAGATCATTCCGACGCGTATGCAGAGCCTGGCCGAAATGGGCTTGGACTTCGTGCGAGTCAACATCGCGGAAGATCTCCTCGGAAAGAAAGACGGCAAGCGTTTCTTGCCGCTTCTCACGACCATTTTCTTTATGGTCCTTTTCATGAATATCACGGGAATTATTCCGTTCCTCAATATCGCCGGCACCTCGGTGATTGGAGTGCCGCTCCTTCTTGGAGTCATCTCCTACGGAGCGTTTATTTACGCCGGCGTCAAGAAGAGCCCGGGTAAATTCTTCAGAAATTCCCTGTTCCCCCCCGGAGTGCCGCCGGGTCTCTACATCATCGTGACGCCGATCGAGTTCATCTCGACCTTCCTGATTCGTCCGGTCACCCTGACGCTTCGACTCATGATGAACATGATCGTCGGCCACCTGCTGTTGGTGCTGTTCTTCAGCGCAACACAGTTCTTCTTCTTCACGGCTGACGGAGGATTCAAGCTCTTCGGAGCTGGAACGCTCGTCTTCGGATTCGCCTTCACCCTCTTCGAGATCCTGATCGCGGTCCTGCAGGCCTACATTTTTGCCCTACTCACCGCCGTCTACATCCAGCTCGCGCTGGCTGAGGAACACTAG
- a CDS encoding MraY family glycosyltransferase, whose product MTIFMLLALVSALVTFGLSIVVYKLSHRYQLYPQVRDRDVHTRPTPRLGGIAMFLGILFAFGVAYLASSQFPPLQLVFADPEQILAILGAALLIVLVGVADDLWDLDWMTKLAGQFIAAGLVAWQGVQIYSLPIGGLTVGSGWMSIVFTVVAIVVVMNMINFIDGLDGLVTGVALIANGVFFVYSYLLVRDTSPTNYFNLASLIAAILVGACVGFLPLNWHPARMFMGDAGALLVGLLMATSAIAITGQVDPTAVNRSQLIPAFIPILLPVAILIIPLLDFGLAVFRRVRAGKSPFSADRKHLHHRLLDMGHSHLHAVLIFYGWTAAASVGCLLYFVLPGYLGLPTWYATVFLVVALIICTMVTLAPLSRRKAGERESQLYPSSAPQTEEIAQLDPLDEAAQTVKPAEETA is encoded by the coding sequence ATGACTATTTTCATGCTGCTCGCGCTGGTATCGGCGCTCGTGACCTTTGGGTTGTCCATCGTCGTCTATAAGTTGAGCCATCGCTACCAGCTGTACCCCCAGGTCCGCGACAGGGACGTGCACACGCGGCCCACTCCGCGCCTCGGCGGGATCGCCATGTTCCTGGGTATTCTGTTCGCCTTCGGAGTCGCATATCTGGCGTCGTCACAGTTTCCGCCGCTGCAACTCGTGTTCGCCGATCCGGAGCAGATCCTCGCCATCCTCGGGGCGGCGCTGCTCATCGTGCTCGTCGGTGTCGCCGACGATTTGTGGGACCTGGACTGGATGACCAAACTGGCCGGCCAGTTCATCGCGGCGGGTCTCGTGGCCTGGCAGGGCGTGCAGATCTACTCGCTGCCCATCGGCGGGCTCACCGTGGGTAGCGGCTGGATGTCGATCGTGTTCACTGTCGTGGCCATCGTCGTTGTCATGAACATGATCAACTTCATCGATGGGCTCGACGGTCTGGTCACGGGTGTTGCCCTCATCGCCAACGGTGTCTTCTTCGTCTACAGCTACCTGCTCGTGCGTGACACCTCTCCCACCAACTACTTCAATCTCGCCTCGCTGATCGCCGCCATCCTTGTGGGCGCCTGTGTGGGATTCCTTCCGCTCAACTGGCACCCGGCCCGCATGTTCATGGGCGACGCCGGGGCGCTCCTCGTCGGATTGCTCATGGCCACCTCGGCGATCGCCATCACGGGCCAGGTCGACCCCACCGCGGTCAATCGCTCCCAGCTCATCCCCGCCTTCATTCCCATCCTGCTTCCCGTGGCAATTCTCATCATCCCGCTCCTGGACTTCGGGCTTGCGGTGTTCCGTCGCGTACGAGCAGGCAAGTCTCCCTTCAGCGCCGACCGCAAACATCTGCACCACAGGCTGCTCGACATGGGCCACTCGCACCTGCATGCCGTGCTCATCTTCTACGGCTGGACGGCGGCCGCGTCGGTGGGATGCCTGCTGTACTTCGTGCTCCCCGGCTACCTGGGCCTGCCCACGTGGTACGCCACGGTCTTTCTCGTCGTCGCCCTGATCATCTGCACCATGGTGACCCTCGCGCCGCTGAGCAGACGCAAGGCAGGCGAGCGGGAAAGTCAGCTCTACCCCAGCAGCGCCCCCCAAACCGAAGAAATCGCCCAACTCGACCCTCTTGATGAGGCCGCGCAGACTGTGAAGCCTGCCGAGGAGACCGCATGA
- a CDS encoding L-threonylcarbamoyladenylate synthase yields MTRIYNCSVEAEYAAGMRMALSAIGRSALVVIPTDTVYGIAADAFSPGAVQNLLDAKGRGRTSPPPVLIPAVTTMDALAVGIPEPVRDLVAKFWPGGLTVILNAQPSLVWDLGETRGTVALRMPSNQVALDVLKETGPLAVSSANLSGQPAAVDAQSAEAALGDRVAVYLDGGVAGESYEADAGASVNLSSTIVDATGFDSNGGRLHIVRDGVVSRAAIEAVIGDALAPKDEPEPELDVPRDPSNRD; encoded by the coding sequence ATGACACGCATCTACAATTGCTCGGTCGAAGCGGAATACGCCGCCGGCATGAGAATGGCCCTCTCGGCGATCGGTCGCAGCGCTCTCGTCGTCATCCCGACCGACACCGTGTACGGCATTGCCGCTGACGCCTTCAGCCCGGGGGCCGTCCAAAACCTCCTCGACGCCAAGGGTCGCGGGCGCACGTCCCCGCCGCCCGTGCTGATTCCCGCTGTGACCACAATGGATGCCCTCGCCGTGGGGATCCCCGAGCCGGTTCGTGACCTGGTCGCAAAGTTCTGGCCGGGCGGACTGACCGTCATTCTCAACGCGCAGCCGTCCCTCGTGTGGGACCTCGGCGAGACACGGGGAACCGTTGCGTTGCGCATGCCGAGCAACCAGGTGGCCCTCGATGTGCTCAAGGAGACGGGGCCGCTCGCGGTCTCGTCGGCCAACCTGAGCGGCCAGCCCGCCGCCGTCGACGCCCAATCCGCCGAAGCCGCGCTCGGCGACCGCGTGGCCGTCTACCTCGACGGGGGAGTGGCCGGTGAGTCCTACGAGGCGGATGCCGGGGCATCCGTTAACTTGTCGTCAACGATCGTGGACGCCACGGGCTTCGACTCGAACGGCGGCAGGTTGCATATCGTGCGGGACGGCGTCGTGAGCCGGGCAGCGATCGAGGCCGTGATCGGTGACGCTCTCGCCCCCAAGGATGAGCCAGAGCCAGAACTCGACGTGCCGCGCGACCCCAGCAATCGCGACTGA
- the prmC gene encoding peptide chain release factor N(5)-glutamine methyltransferase, translating into MTFPVIEPSNRDEPGIPADIDSLREQLIDRLSLAGIADAGVDADLLIGHVLAQSRGQVQAAGILRKPLAEADAVAILELAARRASREPLQHITGRAPFRALNLRVGPGVFVPRPETEQVAQLAIDALRSMPDPEPIAVDLGTGSGAIALSLATEVPHARVWAVENSPEAFEWTSRNFVEVGAANATLAFGDLADAFTDLDGTVAVVISNPPYIPADAIPRDPEVRLFDPARALFGGTDGLDIVRQVSHTALRLLRAGGVLVIEHGELQGAEIRQILTDDGWRAPATHRDYTTRDRATTAIRNT; encoded by the coding sequence GTGACCTTTCCCGTAATAGAGCCAAGCAACCGCGACGAGCCGGGTATTCCCGCAGACATAGATTCTCTGCGAGAACAGCTCATTGACCGGCTCTCCCTCGCGGGCATCGCCGATGCCGGAGTCGACGCCGACCTGCTGATCGGCCACGTACTCGCCCAGAGTCGGGGGCAGGTGCAGGCCGCCGGCATCCTCCGCAAACCGCTGGCCGAAGCGGATGCCGTGGCGATCCTCGAACTCGCCGCTCGTCGTGCCAGCCGCGAACCCCTGCAGCACATCACCGGCCGTGCCCCCTTCCGTGCCCTCAACCTCCGCGTCGGCCCCGGCGTGTTCGTGCCGCGCCCCGAAACGGAGCAAGTCGCCCAGCTCGCTATCGATGCCCTGCGGTCGATGCCCGATCCCGAACCGATCGCCGTGGACCTCGGTACCGGAAGCGGAGCGATCGCGCTCTCGCTCGCCACCGAGGTTCCACACGCCAGGGTGTGGGCGGTCGAGAACTCGCCAGAGGCCTTCGAATGGACCAGCCGCAATTTCGTCGAGGTCGGCGCAGCGAACGCCACGCTCGCCTTCGGTGACTTGGCCGACGCGTTCACGGACCTCGATGGCACCGTCGCCGTGGTCATCTCGAACCCCCCCTACATTCCCGCGGATGCCATTCCCCGCGACCCCGAGGTTCGCCTGTTCGACCCCGCCCGTGCGCTGTTCGGCGGAACGGACGGGCTCGACATCGTTCGGCAGGTTTCGCACACGGCGCTGCGCCTGCTGCGCGCGGGCGGCGTGCTCGTGATCGAGCACGGGGAACTGCAGGGCGCTGAAATTCGCCAGATCCTCACCGACGACGGCTGGCGTGCCCCGGCGACGCACCGCGATTACACGACCAGGGACCGGGCCACGACCGCCATCCGCAACACCTAG
- the cysK gene encoding cysteine synthase A: MPQKIYADITKAVGGTPLVQLNRLTTGLDATVLLKLEFYNPSSSVKDRIGVAIVDAAEADGSLQPGGTIVEATSGNTGIALAMVGAARGYKVILAMPETMSKERRVVMRAYGAEIVLTSGADGMRGAVETANSIVASTPGAILASQFTNPANPAIHRATTGVEIWNDTDGAVDILVSGIGTGGTISGTGALLKERKSSVVVVGVEPIDSPILTGGKPGPHKIQGLGANFVPETLDRTVYDSVTDVTLADSLATARSLARQEGILAGISGGAAVWAALEQAKLAENAGKTIVVIVPGFGERYISTVLYEDLLD; encoded by the coding sequence ATGCCCCAGAAAATTTACGCTGACATCACGAAGGCCGTCGGTGGAACCCCGCTCGTCCAGCTCAATCGTCTGACGACCGGCCTTGATGCAACTGTTCTGCTGAAGCTCGAGTTCTACAACCCGTCCAGCAGCGTGAAGGACCGCATCGGTGTCGCCATTGTCGACGCTGCCGAAGCGGATGGCTCGCTGCAGCCGGGCGGGACCATCGTTGAGGCCACCAGTGGCAACACGGGCATCGCGCTGGCCATGGTGGGCGCCGCTCGCGGCTACAAGGTGATCCTGGCCATGCCGGAGACCATGAGCAAGGAACGCCGCGTGGTGATGCGCGCGTACGGAGCGGAAATCGTGCTCACGAGCGGTGCCGACGGCATGCGCGGCGCCGTGGAGACCGCCAATTCCATTGTGGCGTCCACCCCGGGTGCGATCCTCGCGAGCCAGTTCACCAACCCCGCCAACCCTGCTATCCACCGCGCGACGACCGGTGTGGAGATTTGGAACGACACCGACGGCGCCGTGGACATCCTGGTTTCCGGTATCGGCACCGGCGGTACGATCAGCGGAACCGGAGCGCTTCTGAAGGAGCGCAAGAGCTCGGTCGTCGTGGTGGGTGTTGAGCCGATCGACTCCCCCATCCTCACCGGCGGTAAGCCCGGCCCGCACAAGATCCAGGGGCTGGGTGCGAACTTCGTGCCAGAAACCCTCGACCGCACCGTGTATGACTCCGTCACCGATGTGACCCTTGCCGATTCCCTCGCCACGGCGCGCTCGCTCGCTCGCCAGGAAGGCATCCTCGCCGGCATTTCCGGTGGAGCGGCCGTCTGGGCCGCTCTGGAGCAGGCCAAGCTGGCCGAGAACGCCGGCAAGACGATCGTGGTGATCGTTCCCGGCTTCGGGGAGCGGTACATTTCGACGGTCCTGTACGAAGACCTCCTGGATTAG
- the epsC gene encoding serine O-acetyltransferase EpsC — MTVVARVREDIANARRHDPASRSDAEVFLAYSGLHAVWTYRIAHRLWTRGFYLGARLLSQFARFLTGIEIHPGATIGRRLFIDHGMGVVIGETAILGDDVMLYHSVTLGGKSRHGVKPGDKRHPTLGDGVTVGAGAKVLGDITIGEGSTIGANSVVTKDAPPYSLLVGLPAKVRPVKPATTESARGGVCWPEDYSV; from the coding sequence ATGACCGTGGTGGCGCGTGTTCGCGAAGATATTGCGAACGCGCGCCGACACGACCCCGCATCACGCAGCGACGCGGAGGTCTTTCTCGCCTACAGCGGCCTGCACGCGGTGTGGACGTACCGCATCGCCCACCGGTTGTGGACGAGGGGTTTTTACTTGGGGGCCCGTCTGCTTTCGCAGTTCGCCCGTTTTCTGACGGGCATCGAGATTCATCCCGGAGCCACCATCGGGCGTCGACTGTTCATCGATCACGGCATGGGTGTCGTCATTGGCGAGACCGCGATTCTCGGTGATGACGTCATGCTCTACCACAGCGTGACTCTCGGCGGCAAGAGCCGCCATGGCGTGAAGCCCGGGGATAAAAGACACCCCACCCTCGGCGACGGTGTCACGGTGGGTGCCGGCGCGAAGGTACTCGGCGACATCACCATCGGGGAGGGAAGCACAATCGGAGCGAATTCGGTCGTAACCAAGGACGCCCCGCCGTATTCGCTTCTTGTGGGTCTCCCGGCGAAGGTGCGGCCAGTAAAGCCGGCAACGACGGAATCGGCCCGCGGCGGGGTCTGCTGGCCGGAGGACTACTCGGTCTGA
- the prfA gene encoding peptide chain release factor 1 — protein MFESVLTLLAEHDDLQSQLADPELHANPVRSKKVNRRYAELSRVIAAYHEWKAVSDNLDAARELAEEDSAFAEEIPELTKQLEITAEKLRRLLIPRDELDARDVIMEIKMGEGGAESALFAADLLRMYLHYAESKRWKTEVIEQTSSDLGGIKDIQLAIKGNSSDPAEGVWAHLKYEGGVHRVQRVPATESQGRIHTSAAGVLVFPEVDEPEEVEISANDLKIDVYRSSGPGGQSVNTTDSAVRITHLPTGIVVAMQNEKSQLQNKEAGMRVLRARVLARQQEEIDAAASLVRKGQIRTMDRSERIRTYNFPENRIADHRTGYKAYNLDAVMNGALHAVIESCITADEETRLAELGDPE, from the coding sequence ATGTTCGAATCCGTCCTTACCCTGCTGGCTGAGCACGACGACCTACAGTCGCAGTTGGCGGATCCGGAACTGCACGCGAATCCGGTCCGTTCCAAGAAGGTCAACCGGCGCTACGCCGAGCTCAGTCGCGTCATAGCCGCGTACCACGAGTGGAAAGCGGTCAGCGACAACCTCGACGCCGCTCGCGAACTCGCGGAGGAGGATTCGGCATTCGCTGAAGAGATCCCGGAGCTCACGAAACAGCTGGAGATCACGGCCGAAAAGCTGCGTCGCCTGCTGATCCCGCGTGACGAACTCGACGCGCGTGACGTGATCATGGAGATCAAGATGGGGGAGGGCGGTGCGGAATCCGCGCTGTTCGCCGCTGATCTGCTGCGCATGTACCTGCACTATGCAGAGTCGAAGCGCTGGAAGACCGAGGTCATCGAGCAGACCTCGAGCGACCTGGGCGGAATCAAGGACATCCAGCTCGCGATCAAGGGCAATTCGAGCGACCCTGCCGAGGGCGTGTGGGCACACCTGAAATACGAAGGTGGCGTGCACCGTGTTCAGCGCGTGCCGGCGACCGAGTCCCAGGGACGCATCCACACCTCGGCGGCGGGTGTTCTCGTCTTCCCCGAGGTCGATGAGCCCGAAGAAGTCGAAATCAGCGCGAACGACCTGAAGATCGACGTCTACCGTTCGAGCGGCCCCGGCGGCCAGTCGGTCAACACCACCGACTCCGCCGTTCGCATCACCCACTTGCCCACGGGCATCGTGGTGGCGATGCAGAACGAGAAGAGCCAGCTTCAGAACAAGGAAGCGGGCATGCGGGTTCTGCGTGCCCGGGTTCTGGCCCGGCAGCAGGAAGAGATCGACGCTGCGGCGAGCCTGGTTCGTAAGGGTCAGATTCGCACGATGGATCGCTCAGAGCGCATTCGCACGTACAACTTCCCGGAAAACCGTATTGCCGATCACCGCACGGGCTACAAGGCCTACAATCTGGATGCCGTCATGAACGGTGCCCTGCACGCGGTCATCGAGTCCTGCATCACGGCCGACGAGGAAACCCGTCTCGCCGAGCTGGGCGATCCGGAGTAA
- the rho gene encoding transcription termination factor Rho yields the protein MTDVNLRSTGTDTSRLNTLRVAELQALAGGLGIQGASKLRKGELVDAIAAQQAKVADEGVAVDTTSTNDVPVDAPVDAPADKDAPVHEAPAAPVVADAPVQDAPVAAAESAPTAPRKRAPRRASSATAAPAVSPADGLGLLGIILPEAKPTVTSNDVDAGSDEKPARQTRKRGVRVAPIDRGEADGVVSDTVDAVANSEAPAAEASVTDAPATGSRRNSRRASSQRPKVAQDETPVQAAPAETVSAQDTDVQAEEPEQEQPRQGRSRNRSRGGDRTQAADRNAQPERTTQGQDRAQGQGQGQGRNQAQDRNQAQDSNQAQDRNQNDRNQGAQDDGNRQQNQRQQNNRNQGGQNDRNQGGQNDRSQQDRNQGPDRTGLDDDINGRGNRNRYRDRKRRGPNAGEELEPEVNDDDVLIPVAGILDVLDNYAFVRTSGYLPGASDVYVSLGQVKKYNLRKGDAVVGSIRQPHEGDQSGRQKYNAIVKVDSINGLTVEEAATRVEFQKLTPLYPQERLRLETESGKVTQRIIDLVAPIGKGQRGLIVAPPKAGKTIVMQQIANAIATNNPEVHLMVVLVDERPEEVTDMQRTVKGEVIASTFDRPAEDHTTVAELAIERAKRLVELGHDVVVLLDSITRLGRAYNLVAPASGRILSGGVDASALYPPKRFFGAARNIENGGSLTILASALVETGSKMDEVIFEEFKGTGNMELRLSRHLADKRIFPAVDVNASGTRREEMLMSADEVKVTWKLRRALAGLEQQQALELILGRLKETASNVEFLAQVQKSMPTLSGSDKDR from the coding sequence GTGACCGATGTCAATCTCCGTTCCACTGGTACGGACACTTCTCGCCTGAACACTCTCCGCGTCGCCGAGCTGCAAGCTCTGGCCGGCGGACTGGGTATCCAGGGCGCATCCAAACTTCGTAAAGGAGAACTCGTGGACGCCATCGCTGCGCAACAAGCCAAGGTCGCCGATGAGGGCGTCGCAGTAGACACCACCAGTACCAACGATGTACCGGTCGACGCTCCCGTCGACGCCCCCGCGGACAAAGACGCCCCGGTCCACGAGGCGCCGGCAGCGCCCGTCGTCGCTGACGCTCCGGTTCAGGACGCCCCTGTTGCCGCAGCGGAGTCGGCGCCGACCGCCCCGCGCAAGCGCGCACCGCGTCGTGCCAGCTCCGCAACGGCAGCGCCGGCTGTTTCTCCGGCTGACGGCCTCGGACTGCTCGGAATCATCCTTCCGGAAGCCAAGCCCACCGTCACGTCCAACGACGTTGACGCCGGCTCCGACGAGAAGCCCGCACGCCAGACACGCAAGCGCGGCGTTCGCGTTGCCCCCATCGACCGGGGTGAGGCCGACGGCGTCGTCAGCGACACGGTCGACGCTGTTGCGAACTCGGAGGCACCCGCGGCCGAGGCTTCCGTGACCGACGCTCCCGCGACCGGATCGCGTCGTAACTCGCGCCGCGCCTCGTCGCAGCGCCCCAAGGTTGCTCAGGACGAAACTCCGGTACAGGCCGCGCCTGCGGAGACCGTTTCCGCGCAGGACACGGACGTTCAGGCCGAAGAACCCGAGCAGGAGCAGCCTCGTCAGGGCCGCAGCCGCAACCGCAGCCGCGGTGGAGATCGCACTCAGGCTGCCGATCGCAACGCCCAGCCCGAGCGCACCACCCAGGGCCAGGATCGTGCCCAGGGCCAGGGCCAGGGCCAGGGCCGTAACCAGGCCCAGGACCGTAACCAGGCGCAGGACAGTAATCAGGCCCAGGACCGCAACCAGAACGATCGCAACCAGGGCGCCCAGGACGACGGTAACCGCCAGCAGAACCAGCGCCAGCAGAACAACCGCAACCAGGGCGGCCAGAACGATCGCAACCAGGGTGGTCAGAACGACCGCAGCCAGCAGGACCGTAACCAGGGTCCTGACCGCACGGGACTGGACGACGACATCAACGGCCGCGGCAACCGGAACCGCTACCGCGACCGCAAGCGCCGCGGACCGAACGCCGGCGAGGAACTCGAGCCGGAGGTCAACGACGATGATGTTCTCATCCCCGTCGCTGGAATCCTTGACGTGCTCGACAACTACGCCTTCGTGCGTACGTCCGGGTACCTGCCGGGCGCGAGCGACGTGTACGTTTCCCTCGGCCAGGTCAAGAAGTACAACCTGCGCAAGGGTGACGCCGTGGTCGGCTCCATTCGCCAGCCGCACGAGGGTGACCAGAGCGGTCGCCAGAAGTACAACGCGATCGTCAAGGTTGACTCGATCAACGGTCTGACCGTCGAAGAAGCCGCCACCCGCGTGGAGTTCCAGAAGCTCACGCCCCTGTACCCGCAGGAACGACTCCGCCTCGAAACCGAGTCCGGCAAGGTCACCCAGCGCATCATCGACCTCGTCGCCCCGATCGGCAAGGGCCAGCGCGGTCTCATCGTCGCCCCGCCCAAGGCCGGCAAGACCATCGTCATGCAGCAGATTGCGAACGCCATCGCGACGAACAACCCCGAGGTCCACCTCATGGTTGTCCTGGTCGATGAGCGTCCGGAAGAAGTCACCGACATGCAGCGCACCGTCAAGGGTGAGGTCATTGCCTCCACCTTCGACCGCCCGGCAGAAGACCACACCACGGTCGCGGAGCTCGCCATTGAGCGCGCCAAACGTCTGGTGGAGCTGGGCCACGACGTCGTCGTGCTGCTGGACTCCATCACCCGACTGGGCCGCGCGTACAACCTCGTCGCCCCGGCATCGGGACGCATCCTGTCCGGCGGCGTCGACGCATCCGCTCTCTACCCGCCGAAGCGTTTCTTCGGCGCGGCGCGCAACATCGAAAACGGTGGCTCGCTCACCATTCTCGCCTCGGCACTCGTTGAGACCGGTTCCAAGATGGATGAGGTCATCTTCGAGGAGTTCAAGGGCACCGGAAACATGGAGCTTCGCCTGTCCCGCCACCTGGCGGACAAGCGCATCTTCCCGGCCGTTGATGTGAACGCATCGGGCACCCGCCGCGAAGAAATGCTCATGAGCGCCGACGAGGTCAAGGTCACCTGGAAGCTGCGTCGCGCCCTCGCCGGCTTGGAGCAGCAGCAGGCGCTTGAGCTCATCCTCGGTCGTCTCAAGGAAACCGCCTCGAACGTCGAATTCCTCGCCCAGGTGCAGAAGTCGATGCCGACCCTGAGCGGGTCGGACAAGGATCGCTAA
- the thrB gene encoding homoserine kinase, translating into MSETPSFAGRAVTVQVPATTANLGPGFDTLGLALAQYDHLEVRVRDEPGVTVEVHGVGEGEVPTDETNLVVRAIAHTFAAYGQRMPGLNLIAQNVIPHGRGLGSSGAAIVSGILAAKGLLEGIVDLDAEALLALATEMEGHPDNVAPALFGGLTIAWMTPEGPKHKKLMVHRGVKPLVFVPEHVMSTALARSLQPESVPHEDAVFNLSRSALLIAALIQSPELLLTATEDKLHQSYRATAMPETNRLISLLREHGFAAVVSGAGPSILVLASDPGQRLVAAELVAKESETPWRALMLAVDFQGATVAPIVSDAAA; encoded by the coding sequence ATGAGCGAGACACCCTCGTTTGCCGGCCGAGCCGTAACGGTTCAGGTTCCGGCCACCACGGCGAACCTCGGACCGGGCTTCGACACGCTCGGTCTCGCCCTGGCCCAGTATGACCACCTCGAAGTGCGCGTGCGCGACGAACCCGGCGTCACCGTTGAGGTGCACGGTGTGGGGGAGGGTGAGGTTCCGACCGACGAAACCAACCTCGTCGTGCGAGCGATCGCGCACACCTTCGCCGCCTATGGGCAGCGGATGCCCGGCCTCAACCTGATCGCGCAGAATGTGATTCCGCATGGCCGGGGTCTCGGATCATCGGGTGCGGCAATCGTGTCGGGCATTCTCGCGGCCAAGGGGCTGCTGGAGGGAATCGTCGACCTCGACGCCGAAGCGCTGCTTGCCCTCGCCACCGAAATGGAGGGGCATCCCGACAACGTGGCCCCCGCTCTGTTCGGCGGTCTGACCATTGCGTGGATGACCCCCGAGGGTCCCAAGCACAAGAAGCTCATGGTGCACCGCGGTGTGAAGCCGCTCGTCTTCGTGCCGGAGCACGTGATGTCCACGGCGCTGGCCCGCAGCCTGCAGCCGGAGTCGGTGCCCCACGAAGACGCCGTCTTCAACCTGTCACGGTCGGCGCTGCTGATTGCGGCGCTCATCCAGAGCCCAGAGCTTCTGCTCACCGCCACGGAAGACAAGCTGCACCAGAGTTACCGTGCCACGGCCATGCCGGAGACGAATCGCCTCATCTCGCTGCTGCGTGAGCACGGTTTCGCTGCCGTTGTCTCCGGTGCCGGACCATCGATTCTCGTGCTCGCGAGCGACCCGGGGCAGCGCCTCGTCGCCGCCGAGCTCGTGGCGAAGGAATCAGAAACGCCCTGGCGGGCTCTGATGCTCGCCGTGGACTTTCAGGGTGCGACCGTCGCGCCGATTGTCAGCGACGCGGCCGCGTAG